One window from the genome of Haladaptatus paucihalophilus DX253 encodes:
- a CDS encoding DUF7116 family protein produces MAPVSTPPTKEARSIFNSLGYEVLDDGDEFRARRKWREVRVSALADSGEAPKYGTLRCFVTWTENATRLRKRIRDSNPDYEWAVIAVDESGDYEVARAPPSKAVVAQ; encoded by the coding sequence ATGGCCCCTGTTAGCACACCACCGACCAAGGAGGCCAGGTCGATTTTCAACAGCCTCGGATACGAGGTATTGGACGACGGAGACGAATTTCGCGCCAGACGAAAGTGGCGCGAGGTACGCGTTTCCGCCCTCGCGGATTCCGGGGAGGCTCCGAAATATGGGACGCTACGTTGCTTCGTGACGTGGACGGAGAATGCGACACGACTGCGAAAACGGATTCGGGATTCGAACCCGGACTACGAGTGGGCAGTCATCGCGGTCGATGAAAGTGGCGACTACGAAGTCGCGCGAGCGCCGCCGAGCAAAGCGGTGGTTGCGCAGTAG
- a CDS encoding DUF5816 domain-containing protein, with the protein MTTATTPDDETVYINESEGTRGSKGPFFVVYRSPEHERRYGYFCANCETLDNAMDSMGRIECNRCGNLRKATEWDAAHE; encoded by the coding sequence ATGACCACAGCGACGACGCCGGATGACGAAACCGTCTACATCAACGAGTCGGAAGGAACTCGCGGGTCGAAAGGTCCGTTTTTCGTCGTCTATCGCTCGCCCGAGCACGAACGGCGCTACGGCTACTTCTGTGCGAACTGCGAGACGTTGGACAACGCGATGGATTCGATGGGCCGCATCGAGTGCAACCGGTGTGGAAACCTCCGCAAAGCGACGGAGTGGGACGCGGCACACGAGTGA
- a CDS encoding bifunctional metallophosphatase/5'-nucleotidase, with product MTLRLLHYSDIENVYDDPDRLGRLAGCIDARRDDRTVVVGTGDNTAPGVLSLVTEGRQALDFFDAISPDFGTFGNHDFDYGIDRTRELVRRSPQTWLTVNVREGDDRFAAGAGTAPYATRNIGGTRVGFFGVTTPETASINPNASELTFTDPIAAAERTVSRLRDEGVDIVVALSHLGRGDEALADAVDIDVILGGHVHSERVEQLNGTLVTRPGVNGHVLLEVAFDGGSEPTVTRHRVADAPRNEDVAGRLYERKESAGLGSVVASVDDPIERTKTTTFRGESRIGNFVADAYRWATDAAVGLQNSGGIREGDPLSGEVTVGDLVSVLPFQERVVVAELSGDELLDVFRQAHDPTIGFAEHDWWHGHLSGVELVWNRAENALESATIAGREIRDDATYSLATTEYLLHSDREFPALDIDHHVETGDVQYEVLADYARRFGIDPQIEGRIAQR from the coding sequence ATGACCCTCCGACTCCTCCACTATTCGGACATCGAGAACGTCTACGACGACCCGGACCGACTCGGCCGACTGGCGGGTTGTATCGACGCCAGACGCGACGACCGAACCGTCGTCGTCGGAACCGGGGACAACACCGCCCCCGGCGTCCTCTCGCTCGTCACCGAGGGGCGGCAAGCCCTCGATTTCTTCGACGCTATCTCCCCCGATTTCGGGACGTTCGGCAACCACGACTTCGATTACGGAATCGACCGCACCCGCGAACTCGTCCGGCGCTCCCCCCAGACGTGGCTCACCGTCAACGTCCGCGAAGGGGACGACCGGTTCGCGGCCGGTGCCGGAACCGCGCCGTACGCGACCCGAAATATCGGCGGTACCCGGGTCGGATTCTTCGGCGTCACCACGCCCGAAACGGCGTCGATAAATCCGAACGCGAGCGAACTAACGTTCACCGACCCGATAGCGGCGGCCGAACGAACCGTCTCCCGTCTCCGAGACGAGGGCGTCGATATCGTCGTCGCGCTCTCTCACCTCGGCCGCGGCGACGAAGCGCTCGCCGACGCGGTGGATATCGACGTCATCCTCGGCGGACACGTCCACTCCGAGCGGGTGGAACAGCTGAACGGGACGCTCGTTACCCGTCCGGGTGTCAACGGCCACGTCCTCCTCGAAGTGGCCTTCGACGGCGGGTCCGAACCGACCGTGACCCGACACCGCGTCGCGGACGCACCGCGGAACGAGGACGTGGCCGGTCGGCTGTACGAACGAAAGGAGTCGGCCGGACTCGGTTCGGTCGTCGCGAGCGTGGACGACCCCATCGAACGAACCAAAACCACGACCTTCCGCGGCGAGAGTCGAATCGGGAACTTCGTCGCCGACGCCTACCGCTGGGCGACCGACGCGGCCGTCGGCCTGCAAAACAGCGGCGGAATCCGCGAAGGCGACCCGCTTTCGGGCGAGGTGACCGTCGGTGACCTCGTGAGCGTCCTGCCGTTTCAGGAGCGCGTCGTCGTCGCGGAACTCTCGGGTGACGAACTCCTCGACGTGTTCCGGCAGGCTCACGACCCGACCATCGGGTTCGCCGAACACGACTGGTGGCACGGTCACCTGAGCGGGGTCGAACTCGTCTGGAACCGGGCGGAGAACGCGCTCGAATCCGCGACCATCGCCGGACGCGAGATTCGGGACGACGCGACCTACAGCCTCGCGACGACCGAGTACCTCCTGCACAGCGACCGGGAGTTCCCCGCGCTCGACATCGACCACCACGTCGAAACCGGAGACGTACAGTACGAGGTGCTGGCCGACTACGCCCGTCGATTCGGCATCGACCCCCAGATAGAGGGTCGCATCGCGCAAAGATAG
- a CDS encoding universal stress protein translates to MTRVLVPVRYPLSEHSRRTLSEALRVAEERDADLTVLHVNLYHRGSEIRRTDLKRTVEKAFGRIRNARYVVRDGFLVEETILEEIAATSADVVVIGRKQVGRWRRAIRRLVDDPDIETFLSEKVDCELITVG, encoded by the coding sequence ATGACTCGCGTCCTCGTTCCGGTTCGCTATCCGCTTTCGGAACACTCGCGTCGGACGCTCTCCGAGGCTCTTCGCGTGGCCGAAGAGCGAGACGCCGACCTCACCGTATTGCACGTGAATCTGTATCACCGCGGAAGCGAGATACGACGCACCGACCTGAAACGAACCGTCGAGAAGGCCTTCGGTCGGATCAGGAACGCCAGATACGTCGTCCGCGACGGCTTTCTCGTGGAGGAGACGATTTTGGAGGAAATCGCCGCGACGAGCGCCGACGTGGTGGTCATCGGCCGTAAGCAGGTCGGTCGGTGGCGGCGTGCGATTCGCCGACTGGTGGACGACCCCGACATCGAGACCTTCCTCAGCGAGAAAGTGGATTGCGAACTTATCACGGTGGGATAG
- a CDS encoding mechanosensitive ion channel family protein, with protein MPTTGTAIDGILRWFGAIGAFEVATNVTVTNVLLAALFVLLGWYVSQLVVSLVGRQVARRFRRPSITKTVLRGIRGIILFIAVATAAAQVGLGASNLLLSVTVFSATVGLILAPIIGSVINGLFLLADQPYEIGDLIELVDTSTPEGGTRGYVEDITLRYTKIFTMQNTFLVIPNATMRERDVVNYSAEDTRSRLSLQMQVTYEGDLDEARAIMERAARNTPEVVASGPDIRIGSARYPSDPVAQIRDYADHGVLLELRYWVKDPYYMRRVHSHIMERIWEEIQDADVEIAYPHSHLVFDDTSGVARVAVEREPQQRTPPSRPVEFDER; from the coding sequence ATGCCGACGACCGGTACAGCGATTGATGGTATTCTCCGTTGGTTCGGCGCCATCGGAGCGTTCGAAGTCGCCACGAACGTTACCGTCACGAACGTCCTCCTCGCGGCCTTGTTCGTCCTCCTCGGCTGGTACGTCTCGCAGTTGGTCGTCAGCCTCGTCGGTCGGCAGGTCGCGCGCCGATTCCGAAGGCCGAGCATCACGAAGACCGTTCTTCGCGGGATTCGTGGCATCATCCTGTTCATCGCGGTCGCCACCGCCGCCGCACAGGTCGGCTTAGGAGCGTCCAACCTCCTGCTCTCGGTCACGGTGTTCTCCGCCACGGTCGGTCTCATCCTCGCACCCATCATCGGGAGCGTCATCAACGGACTGTTCCTGCTGGCCGACCAACCCTACGAAATCGGCGACCTCATCGAGTTGGTGGACACCAGCACCCCGGAAGGTGGAACCCGCGGCTACGTCGAGGACATCACGCTCCGGTACACGAAGATTTTCACGATGCAAAACACGTTCCTCGTCATCCCGAACGCGACGATGCGCGAGCGGGACGTGGTGAATTATTCGGCCGAGGACACGCGTTCGCGGCTTTCTCTCCAGATGCAAGTCACCTACGAGGGCGACCTCGACGAGGCGCGAGCCATCATGGAGCGGGCGGCCCGCAACACGCCGGAGGTCGTCGCGTCGGGGCCGGACATCCGTATCGGGAGCGCCCGTTATCCGAGCGACCCCGTGGCGCAGATACGGGATTACGCCGACCACGGCGTTCTGCTCGAACTCCGCTACTGGGTGAAAGACCCGTACTACATGCGCCGCGTCCACTCACACATCATGGAGCGAATCTGGGAGGAAATACAGGATGCCGACGTGGAGATCGCGTACCCCCACTCGCACCTCGTCTTCGACGATACGAGCGGCGTCGCGCGGGTCGCCGTCGAACGAGAACCCCAGCAGCGAACGCCCCCCTCCCGACCGGTCGAGTTCGACGAACGCTGA
- a CDS encoding proteasome assembly chaperone family protein produces MTSESHRPRATFEISHHEEPSGTLLAGFSEFGLAGLTAANYLVEQLDLEEMGHITAEQLPAITPFENGRPRHHTRLFSRSDLDLTILVGELFVPVWAADPFATAILDWTAKHGVEEIAVLSGIPVPHGPDEHRVFSIATDDFHEKRLDGTDIPGMGRGFLDGVNATLIARGLDTPLATGVFVTPVHAQTPDVEAALRLIDAVRDVYGLTIDTDPLEAFAEEVGEYYAELAQRVESAGDRERPDDRMYM; encoded by the coding sequence ATGACGTCCGAATCACATCGCCCCCGGGCCACGTTCGAAATCAGCCACCACGAGGAGCCGAGCGGCACCCTCCTCGCCGGGTTTTCCGAGTTCGGTCTCGCCGGACTGACCGCCGCGAATTACCTCGTCGAGCAACTCGACCTCGAAGAGATGGGCCACATCACGGCCGAGCAGTTGCCCGCGATTACGCCGTTCGAGAACGGGCGTCCGCGCCACCACACGCGACTGTTCTCGCGGTCGGACCTCGACCTGACCATCCTCGTCGGCGAACTGTTCGTTCCCGTCTGGGCCGCCGACCCCTTCGCCACCGCGATTCTCGACTGGACGGCGAAGCACGGGGTCGAGGAGATAGCCGTCCTCTCGGGGATTCCCGTCCCGCACGGTCCCGACGAACACCGCGTCTTCTCCATCGCCACCGATGATTTCCACGAGAAGCGCCTCGACGGCACGGACATCCCCGGCATGGGTCGCGGATTCCTCGACGGCGTGAACGCGACCCTCATCGCTCGCGGCCTCGACACGCCGCTTGCGACCGGCGTGTTCGTCACCCCCGTCCACGCACAGACGCCGGACGTCGAGGCCGCGCTCCGCCTCATCGATGCCGTCCGTGACGTGTACGGACTGACCATCGACACGGACCCGCTCGAAGCATTCGCCGAGGAAGTCGGCGAGTACTACGCCGAACTCGCCCAGCGTGTCGAATCGGCCGGGGACAGAGAACGACCGGACGACCGGATGTACATGTAG
- the trmB gene encoding HTH-type sugar sensing transcriptional regulator TrmB, whose product MSSDDLYLTLERVGERFSLGEYEIDAYLTVLEHGRLTASEIADHTDIPQPRVYDTVRSLSDRGLVELRESRPMKVIAIDPEEAFSDVQSSLGEMITELEERYTAPARDTEAVSLVKSRSTILRYLEDVIEAAEYELALSLTPDLLERFADDLAAAIDSGVSTELLVTPASEAPDPTEFDYESVATTARARRGITTPVIAVADGEYSMYATQDALRDDRDRYGVIFNRSALGFLVSGFFGTVLWTTAERTLSEDAEKRSFPRRYASIRRCVKEIQGMEGEFYATIKGRDIESGNDRIVRGKVVGFSFEGGERVAGMSVETETGTVTVGGQVAALEDIEAHEIRIGTDEPPAYER is encoded by the coding sequence ATGAGCTCCGACGACCTCTATCTGACACTCGAACGAGTCGGAGAACGGTTCAGCTTAGGGGAGTACGAGATCGACGCGTATCTCACGGTACTCGAACACGGACGACTGACGGCGAGCGAAATCGCGGACCACACCGACATTCCGCAACCGCGGGTGTACGACACCGTTCGCAGTCTGAGCGACCGTGGACTGGTCGAACTCCGCGAATCCCGACCGATGAAGGTCATCGCCATCGACCCCGAAGAAGCCTTCTCCGACGTGCAATCGTCGCTCGGCGAGATGATAACCGAACTCGAAGAGCGCTACACCGCCCCGGCGCGGGATACGGAAGCCGTCTCGCTGGTCAAATCCCGCTCGACCATCCTCCGTTACCTCGAAGACGTCATCGAGGCGGCCGAGTACGAACTCGCGCTGTCGCTGACGCCCGACCTCCTCGAACGGTTCGCCGACGACCTCGCGGCGGCCATCGACTCGGGCGTGAGCACCGAACTGCTCGTCACGCCCGCCTCGGAAGCACCCGACCCGACGGAGTTCGACTACGAGTCCGTGGCGACTACCGCCCGCGCGCGCCGCGGAATCACGACGCCCGTCATCGCGGTGGCGGACGGCGAATACTCGATGTACGCGACGCAGGACGCCCTCCGCGACGACCGCGACCGGTACGGCGTCATCTTCAACCGCTCCGCGCTGGGATTCCTCGTGTCCGGCTTCTTCGGCACGGTGCTCTGGACGACCGCCGAGCGAACCCTCTCGGAGGACGCCGAAAAGCGTTCGTTCCCGCGCCGATACGCCTCCATTCGTCGGTGCGTCAAGGAGATTCAAGGGATGGAAGGCGAGTTCTACGCGACCATCAAGGGCCGCGACATCGAATCCGGAAACGACCGTATCGTTCGCGGAAAGGTCGTCGGCTTCTCCTTCGAGGGCGGCGAGCGCGTCGCGGGAATGTCGGTCGAAACCGAGACGGGAACGGTCACCGTTGGCGGGCAGGTCGCCGCGCTCGAAGACATCGAAGCGCACGAAATCCGAATCGGGACGGACGAACCACCGGCCTACGAGCGGTGA
- a CDS encoding DUF6498-containing protein, with protein sequence MIDRDALRRVATVIPLLGANLFPVVGVLSFGWTPVAVLVLYWVEMGIVTCWSVPKVLFAQRRSPEVGDRHLPLSELREKRGGKSLWRDGPPAYVRNVPFAAAQVNVLLLVWLVLGAFLFAQLGLQNRMTSALIRTVAVGGVGMAVGRGVEFHREYIREEKYAETSPRATQQATARHMAVFVLLMGVAGVIESARTASLVGVGVIVAAKLAHEVHNYRTEYADERPGGIVGRLLDSDGNEDPPERVSMPDGTPDERIRPDSRAVVADGIVPGVSGLASRTGYLAVLLTAFGVIVLEWVVVAAGVALLSPIVLGKMGSHYLRRGTVEYRRYGDEIVEYDRWLDEPQWRVAIDDIEESSVPRRVVDRFLGTGTIAFDWRDADEERHVPSLGPFEEVTDVAERLGLSATDAEQKDPDRTMFVAAAGIALTFLAVPVGVVVSGEMGAGGVVLLTLLFGGPFLVVLGALLWVAAMNW encoded by the coding sequence ATGATCGACCGCGATGCGCTCCGACGAGTCGCCACCGTGATTCCCTTGCTGGGAGCGAACCTGTTCCCGGTCGTCGGCGTCCTGTCGTTCGGTTGGACGCCTGTTGCCGTCCTCGTGCTGTACTGGGTCGAGATGGGAATCGTTACCTGCTGGTCCGTTCCGAAGGTGCTGTTCGCGCAACGACGGTCGCCCGAGGTTGGGGACCGGCACCTCCCGCTGTCCGAACTGCGGGAGAAACGCGGCGGCAAATCCCTCTGGCGGGATGGCCCACCGGCGTATGTTCGAAACGTTCCGTTCGCCGCCGCACAGGTGAACGTCCTGCTGTTGGTGTGGCTCGTTCTGGGTGCCTTCCTTTTCGCCCAACTCGGTCTCCAGAACCGGATGACGTCCGCACTGATACGGACGGTTGCGGTCGGCGGGGTCGGCATGGCGGTCGGACGGGGCGTCGAGTTCCATCGGGAGTACATCCGCGAGGAGAAATACGCCGAGACGTCCCCACGCGCGACACAACAAGCGACCGCGCGGCACATGGCGGTGTTCGTGCTCCTGATGGGTGTCGCGGGAGTAATCGAGAGTGCGCGGACGGCGAGCCTCGTCGGAGTCGGCGTCATCGTCGCGGCGAAACTCGCCCACGAGGTGCACAACTATCGAACGGAGTACGCGGACGAGCGACCGGGCGGCATCGTCGGACGACTGCTCGACTCGGACGGCAACGAAGACCCGCCAGAGCGGGTGTCGATGCCCGACGGGACGCCGGACGAGCGAATTCGGCCCGATTCCCGTGCCGTCGTCGCCGACGGAATCGTGCCGGGGGTGTCCGGCTTGGCGAGTCGGACGGGATACCTCGCCGTCCTCCTCACCGCGTTCGGAGTGATAGTGCTCGAATGGGTCGTCGTGGCGGCCGGGGTGGCGCTGCTTTCGCCCATCGTCCTCGGGAAGATGGGAAGCCACTACCTCCGCCGTGGAACGGTCGAGTATCGGCGGTACGGCGACGAAATCGTCGAATACGACCGCTGGCTCGACGAACCACAGTGGCGGGTCGCCATCGACGACATCGAGGAATCCTCGGTACCGCGGCGGGTGGTGGACCGATTCCTCGGAACCGGAACCATCGCGTTCGATTGGCGGGACGCCGACGAAGAACGACACGTACCGTCGCTCGGGCCGTTCGAGGAGGTCACCGACGTCGCGGAGCGGTTGGGCCTGTCCGCGACGGACGCGGAGCAAAAGGACCCCGACAGAACCATGTTCGTAGCCGCGGCAGGTATCGCGCTCACGTTCCTCGCGGTGCCGGTCGGTGTGGTCGTCTCGGGCGAGATGGGTGCGGGCGGCGTCGTCCTCCTCACGCTCCTCTTCGGCGGGCCGTTCCTCGTGGTTCTCGGGGCGCTCCTCTGGGTCGCCGCGATGAACTGGTGA
- a CDS encoding aldo/keto reductase, protein MTEMQYTKLGSTGLEVSRLCLGCMNFGSEQPWMMNDEAASLDLLDRAMDMGINFLDTANVYSHGESEEIVGKAIEGRNRDELVIATKVFGGMGDYPNGQGLSRKHILDQAEASLDRLGTDYIDLYQIHRWDETTPIEETLSALDHLVETGRVRYIGASTMAGWQFTKALYESDVEDYERFSCMQPEYNLVDRHEEENLLPVCDAEGVGVIPWSPLAGGFLTGKYHRDEEVTEGRAASDEYTEERFTDENWAVLDEVRAIAEEKDVSAAQVSLAWLLHKPVVDSPIIGPRTEDHLVENVASLDISLSDEELERLESPKAPVWSRDIANI, encoded by the coding sequence ATGACGGAAATGCAGTACACGAAACTCGGGAGCACCGGTCTGGAAGTGTCGCGGCTCTGTCTCGGCTGCATGAACTTCGGGAGCGAACAGCCGTGGATGATGAACGACGAGGCGGCCAGCCTCGACCTCCTCGACCGAGCGATGGACATGGGTATCAACTTCCTCGATACGGCGAACGTCTACTCACACGGCGAGAGCGAGGAGATAGTCGGCAAGGCCATCGAGGGACGGAACCGCGACGAACTCGTGATTGCGACGAAGGTGTTCGGCGGGATGGGCGACTATCCGAACGGGCAGGGGTTGTCCCGAAAACACATCCTGGACCAAGCCGAGGCGAGCCTCGACCGACTCGGCACCGACTACATCGACTTGTACCAGATACACCGCTGGGACGAGACGACGCCCATCGAGGAGACGCTCTCCGCGCTCGATCACCTCGTCGAGACGGGACGGGTGCGCTACATCGGCGCGAGCACGATGGCGGGGTGGCAGTTCACGAAGGCGCTGTACGAAAGTGACGTCGAGGACTACGAGCGGTTTTCCTGCATGCAACCGGAGTACAACCTCGTGGACCGTCACGAGGAGGAAAACCTCCTGCCGGTCTGTGACGCGGAAGGCGTCGGCGTCATCCCGTGGTCGCCGCTGGCCGGGGGATTCCTGACCGGGAAATATCACCGCGACGAGGAGGTAACGGAGGGTCGGGCGGCCAGCGACGAGTACACGGAAGAGCGATTCACTGACGAGAACTGGGCCGTGCTGGACGAGGTTCGCGCCATCGCGGAGGAAAAAGACGTCTCGGCCGCACAGGTCAGTCTCGCGTGGTTGCTCCACAAACCCGTCGTCGATTCGCCGATCATCGGCCCGCGGACGGAGGACCACTTGGTCGAAAACGTCGCATCCCTCGACATCTCACTCTCGGACGAAGAACTGGAGCGCCTCGAATCGCCGAAAGCACCAGTCTGGTCCAGAGATATTGCGAACATCTGA
- a CDS encoding substrate-binding domain-containing protein, translating to MVGVSERDRGRRRDGVSRRTFVKAVGASGTAAGLAGCTSQGKPADPNTIKFAADSDAADAQGEINDALHNAGLSEDIHVEVLAGSSNTDVRQSQYQRWLSANLEEPDMLLMDSGWALTFIARRQVLNLSENLPQDLVKKVENDYFQASVQTAKSTSGDLYGVPLFPDFPTMQYRKDLVKEAGYKPDEENWGTESISWKKFSEVTDKVKKQNDMQYGFTFQADIYEGLSCCDFNEFMTSWGGAYFGSHDNLFGPIGKRPVTVAEEPVIKSIKMIRTFIHGSSAPGTLQGYKGGISPTAVLSWSEETSRAPFTNGHAVMHRNWPYSIVINGADDVFGKDLGVMPIPYGVKPGQAKYKGTGGPAAALGGWHVTVNPNSPKRETVFEVIRAMMQPSFKLKLFEVIGWLPPEPELLKSKKAKEVPVIGRYVDELRVAGQNAVPRPVTAVWPQESGKIAQQVHAAYANEASPESAMSTLKSQLTEIENYNK from the coding sequence ATGGTGGGTGTTAGCGAACGTGATAGAGGCCGTCGGCGAGACGGCGTCTCACGACGGACCTTCGTAAAGGCCGTCGGAGCCTCCGGCACTGCCGCCGGTCTCGCCGGCTGTACGAGTCAAGGAAAGCCCGCGGACCCGAATACCATCAAATTCGCCGCCGACTCGGACGCGGCGGACGCACAAGGAGAAATAAACGACGCGCTTCACAACGCCGGGCTGTCGGAGGACATCCACGTCGAAGTTCTCGCCGGGTCGAGCAACACGGACGTTCGCCAGTCCCAGTACCAGCGCTGGCTCTCGGCCAACTTGGAGGAGCCGGACATGTTGCTCATGGACAGCGGGTGGGCGCTGACGTTCATCGCTCGGAGGCAAGTGCTGAACCTCAGCGAAAACCTGCCGCAAGATTTGGTAAAGAAGGTCGAAAACGACTACTTCCAAGCCAGCGTTCAGACCGCGAAATCCACCAGCGGCGACCTCTACGGAGTTCCCCTCTTTCCCGACTTTCCGACGATGCAGTATCGGAAGGACCTCGTAAAGGAGGCCGGGTACAAACCCGACGAGGAAAACTGGGGAACGGAATCCATCTCGTGGAAGAAGTTCTCCGAGGTGACGGATAAGGTCAAAAAGCAAAACGACATGCAGTACGGCTTCACCTTCCAAGCGGACATCTACGAAGGACTCTCGTGCTGTGATTTCAACGAGTTCATGACCTCGTGGGGCGGCGCGTACTTTGGTTCGCACGATAACCTGTTCGGACCCATCGGCAAGCGTCCGGTGACGGTGGCGGAAGAGCCGGTCATCAAGTCCATCAAGATGATTCGGACGTTCATTCACGGCTCCTCCGCTCCCGGAACGTTGCAGGGATATAAGGGTGGCATTTCACCGACCGCCGTGCTCTCGTGGTCCGAGGAGACGTCGCGTGCCCCGTTCACTAACGGCCACGCGGTCATGCACCGGAACTGGCCGTACTCCATCGTCATCAACGGGGCCGACGACGTGTTCGGCAAGGACCTCGGCGTCATGCCGATTCCGTACGGCGTCAAACCCGGTCAAGCGAAGTACAAGGGAACGGGCGGTCCCGCCGCGGCCCTCGGCGGGTGGCACGTGACCGTGAACCCGAACTCGCCGAAGCGGGAAACCGTCTTCGAGGTGATTCGGGCGATGATGCAACCGTCGTTCAAACTCAAGCTGTTCGAAGTCATCGGCTGGCTCCCGCCGGAGCCGGAACTCCTCAAATCGAAGAAGGCAAAGGAGGTGCCGGTTATCGGCCGGTACGTCGACGAACTTCGAGTGGCCGGACAGAACGCGGTGCCGCGTCCCGTCACGGCGGTTTGGCCGCAGGAGTCGGGTAAAATCGCCCAGCAGGTGCACGCGGCGTACGCCAACGAGGCTTCGCCGGAATCGGCGATGTCCACCTTGAAAAGCCAGTTGACCGAAATCGAGAACTACAACAAATAA
- a CDS encoding carbohydrate ABC transporter permease yields the protein MATEEPSEHGLREQPKSGAYAGAVRWIESLSETQFAYLLLLPALLLLGVIAFWPLLRTFEMSLHADSITGPAQIGGFVGFENYVNLLTGKLDTVALPQPFIDLSNPFKSALIVTFIFTIASVLLETVIGFGQALVLDQDFRGRRWVRVAIILPWAVPIVIQGMIFYLLFQPGIGFGADILHNVVGFSTTPLVNSPEALSIIIVADVWKTTAFMALLILAGLQSVDRSLYDVAKVAGASKWQQFKMITLPLVFPTVMVAMLFRTIAAMRIYGLIQTMSGCSTVPSLSCLVVSTFSVRRYGTASAIAFVTAAIIGIVVTVYIVKFRESAEGI from the coding sequence ATGGCAACTGAAGAACCATCGGAACACGGCTTGCGGGAGCAGCCGAAGTCGGGTGCCTACGCCGGTGCAGTTCGCTGGATCGAGAGCCTGAGCGAGACGCAATTCGCGTATCTGCTCTTGCTCCCCGCGTTGCTGTTGCTCGGCGTCATCGCCTTCTGGCCGCTCTTGCGGACGTTCGAGATGTCATTGCACGCGGACAGCATCACCGGACCCGCTCAAATCGGCGGGTTCGTCGGATTCGAAAACTACGTGAACCTATTGACGGGGAAACTCGATACGGTCGCCTTACCGCAACCGTTCATCGACCTCAGTAATCCGTTCAAAAGCGCGCTCATCGTCACGTTCATTTTCACCATCGCGAGCGTCCTGCTCGAAACCGTCATCGGCTTCGGACAGGCGCTCGTGCTGGACCAGGACTTCCGCGGTCGGCGGTGGGTGCGGGTGGCCATCATCCTCCCGTGGGCGGTTCCCATCGTCATTCAGGGGATGATCTTCTACCTGCTCTTCCAACCGGGTATCGGCTTCGGTGCCGACATCCTTCACAACGTGGTCGGGTTCTCGACGACGCCGCTGGTCAACAGCCCGGAGGCGTTGTCCATCATCATCGTCGCCGACGTGTGGAAGACGACGGCGTTCATGGCGCTGCTCATCCTTGCCGGACTCCAGAGCGTCGACCGGAGCCTCTACGACGTGGCGAAGGTCGCGGGCGCGTCGAAGTGGCAGCAGTTCAAGATGATCACGCTGCCGCTCGTCTTCCCGACGGTCATGGTGGCCATGTTGTTCCGCACCATCGCGGCGATGCGGATTTACGGCCTCATCCAAACCATGTCCGGGTGTTCGACCGTGCCGTCGCTGTCCTGCCTCGTCGTTTCGACGTTCAGCGTCCGGCGGTACGGAACGGCGTCCGCCATCGCGTTCGTGACGGCGGCCATCATCGGCATCGTGGTGACGGTGTACATCGTGAAGTTCCGCGAGAGCGCGGAGGGGATCTAG